The window GATATTTGAAGAAAAAACGAGAAGTGATTGTGCCCTGGACCATGCACCCGGTTGTGAAAATTTATCAGCTCTTGCCTGGGTTGGTGGAGTGGGCCATGCTGCGCATGGCAAAGCCTACGGAGTGACCTGCTCAAGTTCGGCCAGCATGGCTTCCATTTCAGATCGCGCGTGAGCGTTGCCAGTTCGCGAAGCGGAAACAATTCCGTCCGATAACATCTTTTTCGCTTCCGCCGCGCGATTTGATTTTGCCAGCGTCTGCGCTGCCATGAAGTATCCGGCTGTGTAGTCAGGATGGGCCGCCAGCAATTTGTGAAATTCTTGCAAAGCGCTGTCGACATCGCCGGAGTTGGAGAACTCCATGGCAAGCCCATAGCGCGCAAAGGCGTCGTTGGGATTCTGCGCAAGAATTTCGTTAAGCATCGCTATGCGGTC of the Terriglobales bacterium genome contains:
- a CDS encoding tetratricopeptide repeat protein; the protein is MDRIAMLNEILAQNPNDAFARYGLAMEFSNSGDVDSALQEFHKLLAAHPDYTAGYFMAAQTLAKSNRAAEAKKMLSDGIVSASRTGNAHARSEMEAMLAELEQVTP